In one window of Pseudoalteromonas espejiana DSM 9414 DNA:
- the ylqF gene encoding ribosome biogenesis GTPase YlqF → MAIQWFPGHMNKARNEIKEIMPQMDVIIEVLDARIPYSSENPMVTTLREGKPVIKILNKADLADPKMTQTWKDYFEQESGVKAIAFGHDKAAEVHRINELCKKLVPHKVGADKQIKAMIMGIPNVGKSTLINVLAGRIVAKTGNEPAVTKAQQRIKLEDGIMLYDTPGMLWPKVENENSGYRLGATGAIRDTALEYEDVASYTAEYLLHAYPELLKARYKIDELPESDWEFVEMAGKKRGCIRGGNQIDTYKMSEILINELRDGIIGRITMETPAMREEEEIMVAGLRAAAEAKKAAKEEEKKQRRARARKNRR, encoded by the coding sequence ATGGCTATCCAGTGGTTCCCTGGGCACATGAATAAAGCCCGTAATGAGATTAAAGAAATAATGCCGCAAATGGATGTGATCATTGAAGTGCTTGATGCACGCATTCCTTACAGCAGCGAAAACCCAATGGTAACCACGCTTCGCGAAGGCAAGCCGGTCATCAAAATTTTAAATAAGGCTGATTTAGCCGATCCTAAAATGACCCAAACGTGGAAAGACTATTTTGAGCAAGAAAGTGGCGTTAAAGCTATTGCGTTTGGTCATGATAAAGCCGCTGAGGTGCACCGTATTAATGAGCTGTGTAAAAAGCTAGTACCGCACAAAGTAGGTGCTGATAAGCAAATTAAAGCCATGATTATGGGTATTCCAAATGTGGGGAAGTCAACTTTAATTAATGTATTAGCTGGGCGCATAGTGGCAAAAACAGGTAATGAGCCTGCGGTAACTAAGGCGCAGCAACGCATTAAGCTTGAAGATGGCATTATGCTTTACGATACGCCTGGTATGCTGTGGCCTAAAGTAGAAAACGAAAACTCGGGTTACCGTTTAGGCGCTACAGGTGCAATACGCGACACCGCACTTGAATATGAAGATGTAGCAAGTTACACCGCAGAGTATTTACTACATGCATACCCTGAGCTTTTAAAAGCACGCTACAAAATTGATGAATTGCCAGAAAGTGATTGGGAATTTGTTGAAATGGCGGGTAAAAAGCGCGGCTGTATTCGTGGTGGTAACCAAATAGACACCTACAAAATGTCTGAAATACTCATAAATGAACTTCGTGATGGCATTATTGGCCGCATCACTATGGAAACCCCTGCCATGCGTGAAGAAGAAGAAATAATGGTTGCTGGTTTACGTGCTGCAGCAGAAGCTAAAAAGGCAGCCAAAGAAGAAGAGAAAAAACAGCGCCGTGCACGTGCACGCAAAAACCGCCGTTAA
- a CDS encoding OprO/OprP family phosphate-selective porin, whose amino-acid sequence MKASNTQLALAITAALVSTSALADNDTQKLQAQLDALQKEVNALKTSSSFNLEFGGRVQLDYNYFEGAYNAGNDGSGGSDFFPRRIRTYVESEHGNWDHKLLLEFGEGDAEIVLARVRYAFENGLKIKAGKIREDMSLNALTSSKHINTIERSAVANTFSPFFRWGVSAYQYFKDSGFRYAVGVYKNDAFGATGNDENDRIILAITGRATWSSAAPGDVIHLGAWHSYRDMGGNELGARFARGEVRETNVRLVNYAAGGTTVALDSLSQSGLEFAFQADSLTLEAEYASRALDALNSSDDLDAERFDGFHVSASYFLGGEQRQYKAGSALFVQPKNIKNAWELVARVSQMDATSKNQGSEVTTFTLGTSYYVSSDIKFMGNLIYSDVEGPGTAALVSDEDSGMGFSARMQYLF is encoded by the coding sequence ATGAAAGCAAGTAACACACAGCTCGCTTTGGCAATTACAGCAGCATTAGTTAGCACATCTGCTTTAGCCGATAACGATACTCAAAAACTACAAGCGCAATTAGATGCATTGCAAAAAGAAGTTAACGCTTTAAAAACATCAAGTAGCTTTAATTTGGAGTTTGGAGGGCGAGTACAGCTTGATTACAACTATTTTGAAGGTGCCTATAACGCAGGCAATGATGGCTCAGGCGGGAGCGATTTCTTTCCTCGCCGTATTCGTACCTATGTAGAGAGTGAGCATGGTAACTGGGATCACAAATTACTTTTAGAATTTGGCGAAGGTGATGCCGAAATTGTACTTGCACGTGTACGCTATGCATTTGAAAACGGCCTTAAAATTAAAGCCGGTAAAATCCGCGAAGACATGTCGCTAAACGCACTTACTAGCTCAAAACATATTAATACTATTGAGCGTAGTGCTGTTGCCAATACTTTCTCGCCCTTTTTTCGTTGGGGCGTATCTGCTTATCAATACTTTAAAGACTCAGGCTTTCGTTATGCCGTTGGGGTTTATAAAAATGATGCCTTTGGTGCAACGGGTAATGATGAAAACGACCGCATAATACTTGCTATTACAGGGCGTGCTACGTGGTCGAGTGCAGCGCCAGGAGACGTAATTCATTTAGGTGCATGGCATTCATACCGCGATATGGGTGGCAATGAACTAGGAGCGCGTTTTGCCCGTGGTGAAGTACGTGAAACTAATGTACGCCTAGTTAATTATGCTGCAGGTGGGACAACAGTTGCACTGGATAGCTTATCGCAGTCGGGGCTTGAATTTGCTTTTCAGGCGGACTCTTTAACATTAGAGGCCGAGTACGCAAGCCGCGCATTAGATGCACTTAATAGTAGCGATGACTTAGATGCAGAGCGTTTTGACGGCTTTCATGTCTCAGCAAGTTACTTTTTAGGGGGGGAGCAACGACAGTACAAAGCAGGTTCAGCTCTATTTGTACAACCTAAAAATATAAAAAATGCATGGGAGCTTGTTGCGCGTGTTTCACAAATGGATGCAACGAGTAAAAACCAAGGCAGTGAAGTAACCACTTTCACACTAGGAACAAGTTATTACGTCAGTAGCGACATTAAATTTATGGGCAACCTTATCTACAGCGATGTAGAGGGCCCAGGCACCGCTGCGCTTGTAAGTGATGAAGACTCTGGTATGGGCTTTAGTGCACGTATGCAGTATTTATTTTAA
- a CDS encoding Bug family tripartite tricarboxylate transporter substrate binding protein encodes MKLFKSVKTTLLAASLVLSSPMAMADIHFLVPAGPGGGWDTTARGVGEGLVKAGIDNNASFQNMSGGGGGRAIAYLIESGTKKGDILMVNSTPIVLRALTGKIPYSYRDLTPVASMIADFGAFVVRNDSPYKTWQDVIKALKEDPSSIKVAGGSARGSMDHLVAAQAAKAGGVDGRRIRYIPYDGGGKAKAGLLSGEVNLLSTGLSEALEVANGGQARVLAVTSPEALTDYPQIPTLKSMGYDMEFVNWRGFFAAPNLPADKLAQYTEKLRKLQSTSEWETVRARNGWLNLFQEKDEFIKSLEKQEAQLKVVMQELGFIRKAD; translated from the coding sequence ATGAAATTATTTAAGTCAGTTAAAACAACATTACTAGCGGCATCATTAGTACTAAGCAGCCCCATGGCAATGGCCGATATTCACTTTTTAGTGCCAGCAGGCCCAGGAGGCGGTTGGGATACCACAGCGCGCGGTGTAGGTGAAGGTTTAGTAAAGGCAGGCATCGATAATAATGCGTCTTTTCAAAATATGTCAGGTGGCGGCGGTGGGCGAGCAATTGCCTACTTAATAGAATCAGGTACTAAAAAAGGCGATATTTTAATGGTTAATTCAACGCCTATAGTGTTGCGAGCCTTAACCGGAAAGATTCCTTACAGTTACCGAGACTTAACGCCAGTAGCAAGTATGATTGCTGATTTTGGTGCATTTGTTGTACGTAACGATTCGCCTTATAAAACGTGGCAAGATGTCATTAAGGCACTTAAAGAAGACCCAAGTTCAATTAAAGTAGCTGGTGGCTCAGCTCGTGGCAGCATGGATCATTTAGTTGCTGCACAAGCGGCTAAAGCAGGCGGCGTTGACGGTCGTAGAATTCGTTATATTCCATATGATGGCGGTGGCAAAGCAAAAGCAGGCCTACTCTCTGGTGAGGTTAACTTACTTTCGACTGGTTTAAGCGAAGCATTAGAAGTTGCCAATGGCGGACAGGCTCGTGTGTTGGCCGTTACATCGCCTGAGGCTTTAACTGATTACCCACAAATACCGACGTTAAAGTCGATGGGTTACGATATGGAATTTGTTAATTGGCGTGGGTTTTTTGCAGCCCCTAACTTACCTGCCGATAAATTAGCGCAATACACTGAAAAACTTCGTAAATTACAATCAACCTCTGAGTGGGAAACCGTTCGTGCGCGAAATGGCTGGTTAAATCTTTTTCAGGAAAAAGATGAATTTATTAAGTCACTCGAAAAACAAGAAGCGCAGCTTAAAGTGGTTATGCAAGAGCTTGGCTTTATTCGTAAAGCGGATTAA
- a CDS encoding tripartite tricarboxylate transporter permease, with protein sequence MFDGIMLGLSTVLDFNNLMYVIAGCLVGTFIGMLPGLGPITAIALMIPITYSIGADSGMILMAGVYYGAIFGGSTSSILINAPGVAGTVASSFDGYPLAKQGHAGKALAIAAYSSFIGGTIGAILLMVAAPLLAKVSLSFQSPDYVVLMFLGLTAIAAFSNKGQFLKAMMMTVFGLMLATVGIDPSSGTERFTFGQADLLDGISFLLIAMATFALAEALINVVKPEKKDAKSLNDSDTPQIGSTKLTKDEVKDMAPVVGRSSFLGFIVGVLPGAGATIASFMAYATERNLAPKGLKDKFGKGSLRGLAAPESANNAACTGSFVPLLTLGIPGSGTTAIMLGALIAYGIQPGPMLMQENPSVFWSVIVSMYFGNIVLLILNLPLIPYFAKVLAMPKSVLTIMILFFSLIGVYLVSFNTFDLFMMVGVALVALVLRLLAFPMAPLLLGFILGDMIERNFRRSMMISDGSLSFLWDRPLTLSIFILSILVLLFPLKDYLKQRRADKTASKLQQEQAQ encoded by the coding sequence ATGTTTGATGGAATTATGCTTGGTTTGTCGACCGTGCTCGACTTTAATAATTTAATGTACGTGATAGCTGGCTGTTTGGTGGGTACGTTTATTGGTATGTTACCTGGGCTTGGGCCTATAACTGCAATAGCCTTGATGATCCCGATTACTTATAGCATAGGCGCTGATTCGGGTATGATTTTAATGGCCGGTGTTTATTATGGCGCAATTTTTGGCGGCTCTACGTCATCTATTTTAATTAATGCGCCGGGGGTGGCGGGTACGGTGGCTTCATCTTTTGACGGCTATCCACTGGCAAAGCAAGGTCATGCAGGTAAAGCTTTGGCTATTGCTGCTTATTCTTCCTTTATAGGCGGAACAATAGGCGCCATATTACTTATGGTTGCCGCGCCTTTATTAGCAAAGGTGTCGTTGAGTTTTCAGTCTCCTGATTATGTTGTACTTATGTTTTTAGGTTTAACAGCCATTGCTGCATTTTCAAATAAAGGTCAGTTTTTAAAAGCAATGATGATGACCGTATTTGGTTTAATGTTGGCAACGGTAGGTATAGACCCGTCATCGGGTACTGAGCGCTTTACCTTTGGCCAAGCCGACTTACTTGATGGGATTAGCTTTTTATTAATTGCAATGGCAACGTTTGCCCTTGCTGAGGCATTAATTAATGTTGTTAAGCCAGAGAAAAAAGATGCTAAAAGCCTGAATGATTCAGACACCCCACAAATTGGCTCAACTAAATTAACAAAAGACGAAGTTAAAGATATGGCACCGGTTGTTGGCCGTTCGTCATTCTTAGGGTTTATTGTTGGTGTTTTACCTGGCGCCGGCGCCACTATTGCTAGCTTTATGGCGTATGCCACTGAGCGAAATTTGGCACCTAAAGGCCTAAAAGATAAGTTTGGTAAGGGCTCTTTACGTGGTTTAGCCGCCCCTGAATCTGCAAATAATGCTGCGTGCACAGGCTCGTTTGTTCCTTTACTAACTTTAGGTATTCCAGGCTCTGGCACTACGGCTATTATGCTTGGGGCACTAATCGCTTACGGCATTCAGCCAGGTCCAATGCTTATGCAAGAAAACCCTAGTGTGTTTTGGTCTGTAATTGTAAGTATGTATTTTGGCAATATTGTTTTATTAATTTTAAACCTGCCACTCATTCCTTATTTCGCAAAAGTATTGGCAATGCCAAAGTCGGTATTAACCATTATGATTTTGTTCTTTAGTTTAATTGGTGTGTACTTGGTGTCGTTTAACACATTCGACTTATTTATGATGGTTGGCGTAGCTTTGGTTGCGTTAGTATTGCGCCTATTGGCCTTTCCAATGGCACCATTGTTACTGGGCTTTATTTTAGGAGACATGATTGAGCGTAACTTTCGTCGCTCAATGATGATTTCAGATGGCTCTTTAAGCTTTTTATGGGACAGACCACTCACGTTAAGTATTTTTATACTGTCTATTTTAGTGCTGTTGTTTCCTTTAAAGGATTACTTAAAGCAGCGCCGTGCAGATAAAACAGCGTCTAAGTTACAGCAAGAGCAAGCTCAATAG
- a CDS encoding tripartite tricarboxylate transporter TctB family protein has protein sequence MMNRELLGPSLFLALFTLYAVVAWQIPLLPFEEYETVTSATLPKVYAAFGIVVCLLSIGSTLLKPNEKAAENQPLEKSHVVRTLGLLVLMVIYSAMLEPVGFLISTSAFLLAGFFVMGERRKKILLFASIPVAVVFWFLMTQVLGIYLVPGDLWS, from the coding sequence ATGATGAATCGCGAACTACTAGGGCCAAGTTTATTCTTGGCGCTATTTACTCTTTACGCCGTGGTGGCGTGGCAAATTCCACTATTGCCATTTGAAGAATACGAAACGGTTACTTCTGCTACGTTACCAAAAGTGTACGCTGCTTTTGGTATTGTGGTGTGCTTGCTTTCTATTGGCTCCACTTTACTTAAGCCAAACGAAAAAGCAGCAGAAAACCAGCCATTAGAAAAATCGCATGTTGTACGCACTTTAGGCTTATTAGTTTTAATGGTGATTTATAGTGCGATGTTAGAGCCTGTAGGCTTTTTAATATCTACAAGCGCTTTTTTATTAGCAGGTTTTTTTGTAATGGGTGAAAGGCGCAAGAAAATTTTATTATTTGCCTCTATTCCTGTTGCTGTGGTGTTTTGGTTTTTGATGACTCAAGTATTAGGTATTTACTTGGTTCCGGGCGATTTGTGGAGTTAA